In Cryptomeria japonica chromosome 5, Sugi_1.0, whole genome shotgun sequence, the genomic window ATCATCCTCCATCCTTCTTTGAGGATGGCATCCTTGTACGAAGTTGTCTTGTCCGAAGAAGAACTAGGTGGAGAGGTGTGAGGAGGGGAAATGGATGGGTTTCCCAAATGAGAGGAATGGAAAGTTGAAGGAATGGAGGGGACCGTTCTATAATGGGAAGGAGAAGGGGAAGGCGAAGGTTGAATGGGGAGTAAAGAAGGGGGTTGACATTAAGAGGGGGGTTGTCAAAAGGGTGAGATGTAGGTTCAACAGAAGGAGTAGAAAGCAAAGATGAGGTGGGGTTGGTCTTGGGTTTGTGAATGGGGTATTCTCTAATAAGGTGTCCTTCCTTGTGACAATAAAAACAAGCATTGGGTTGTTGAGGTAAGAGATGGGTTGGGCAAAGCTAAATCCTAGTCCAACAAGTTGGAGGGAGTCAATAAGGGTTTGATTCAAGTCAACCTCAATGCAAGCTCTAGGATAGACATAAAGACTTGAGTATTTGTTAGTCTGTATCAGAGCACTCTGCCTAGCTAGATTGCAGTATCTTTGAGAATAGGTGTGAAAGCTAAATTTAGAAATGGAAATTCTACAAACATTGGGTAATGAGACTTGGAATCTCCCTCGGGATGGAAATCAAGATCCCATGCTTGTAAATAGCATATTTGGTCACATACTATTCAAGAGCCATAATGGAGGGTTGCTtgggcatgttcaattgaatagaATGTGCATGAAATGTAGCCTTTTCTTAGACCTATGATGGATTTTATTAACCAGCCCTTCTTTTTCCAATGCATTTTGGCCCATTTGTAAAATTCTGATTATCAATAACATCAAGATAATCTAGAAGAAAGCATTTTAGAATCTTACCTCCTTTGCAAGCTTCTTGAGACTAAGGAAGATTGGTAGTCACGTTTTTTTTCTGTTGAATCTAGTTACTTAATCCCCTATTCAACAAATGATTTCGGAAGTTGTGTTGTAGAGAGACCTTTTGCTATGTTGTTTTCAATATATTCAGGATTCTCCAAAATTGGGCCTAAGAGAGAGGATATAACATTTCCTATTGACTTGGAGATAGAAGGGCATTGGAAATCATTTGAGCGAGAATAGGTATTTATCTATGCTTTTTTTTTCATAGACATTTTGGGGTCTCTATCAACTAAAAACACAAATATTTCCACAAGAAAATTTGCAAGTAGGGTTTTTATTCAACACTAGTTGTCACCTGGATCCAACATGCTACTCAAGTCATAGGAAAGACTCACTACCCTGCTCTTTTATGAATTTCAGTTATGTTTTGACCTGTAGGGCATGAATGGAACATAACAAAATTGGAGGGCTAGGGCTTTCTCAAGGTTCAACTAGAACCACTTGGCCCTCAGAATGAATCACTACCTTGCTATCTATGTTAATAGTTTATTTGGATTGTCAAATATGGGAGAGGAGCTAGTAGTTGAGTATGTTTCATAGTTGTGAAAATGTTTGCTAATTTAATGTCTAGTAATTCTATGGTATAGCACTAATAGTTGTGTCTTTaaaattgttagtgttaatcaTGATTACTCATAATTGAATGCAATTCATTCTTTAGATCTAAAAAACAACAAATCATGTAATGCCACATTAGCACGTAAAAAAAATTACTTATGCACAACTATCTTTAAAATGTATTTTTAACACACCTCAACAAAAACACACTTTTTAATTGTAAATAAAAATGTTTACAAAATTTTGATAACAACTTGAAATCATTATATATGATTTCAATAAGCTTTGAAATTACCATGCTTAATTGATAGACCCTCCCCACTCATGATATATTATGTTGGCAATATatcattataatagacaatgaaagattgttggcatttcataaggatattgagaaggttgttgatggttatggatataactgattaaagatttttattgtcttgatattattattttgtcattgatgtcaagaaattgattttctaattcagtatgatgttgccatatcttgagaagtatgatttaaagagaataaagatgtcagtaaaagacacaggaaagaatatgatgaataaggtattcaatgggcaactagtaccgagtcagacaatgatgagatcatgatgttttagattgttttaacatcatacatatgttgtaaaatgtaaaggttaatactatactatgttatcaagcaaggaacctagtcagtaaaccctaaggttatcgctatcggttaatgaaggcggaatgtctaccgagtgaagtttagtattcaccgagttgttatcgagttgtaaccgagctataacataatgcattaaatgtttgcatgtgttatttaatgaaggaagctgatgagctggaactgattaaatgattggtgagccatgaatgaagtttgttaacgaatctaaggcaatggaaagtcggcataaagatctacagcacagattgaaccacaatactctggcacaagttccaagactaatatgcaagttccaaggcagggtaaaacgttttcagatcgaaagatgcattgaacctggacaagaccaaagatctgatggctatgattgatcatgggaaatgtgatcaaggagattaagcggttacataattgtttataaataggaaactgttgataaacaatgtatgcgggcaagtgtatgcacagggatgctgcatagtgattactgagcacagaagcttgaagacctgtttgaataatagagtatagaagcccaacagatagacaagattatttctatgtctagattgtattgaacaaataggaattttctttagcattttagatgtgaagttgcagatagattttattactgttattttgtgaaagtgacagaaaatctcttaactgagtggacttaacagtcttatttgtaaaaccctctagcaaggtgacattctgattgagtgtttgaaatcctttaacaaggtcacttctaacaaggtgaagatcctaacaaatctgagggaaatcccttaaccaggtcacatctagcaatgtgtttgtaatctttaacaggatttgcttttatccgagcatactctagaagagtatatttcttagtgggtccgaaatcccacagtggtttttccctatttgggtttccacgttaaatctggtgttatgaggtttatgatgtttatatgcttttgagtttgcatgtttaactgttttggttttattacttaagtatatgttaccgaggttgaatctgatgtttttatggaagattaagtttgtatgattcaccccccccccccccccccccccctcatcttgttggctattagatctgtacttatattaagtatcagaactatcaatattcAAGTTTGATTTATGTGTTGACTTCAAAGAAAACAAACTTACCCTAAATAAATTGAGGTAATAAAGTAAAAGAATTATGCATTTTATTATGTCTACCTACTCTTAGGAGTCTTTGAAGATTTTCTTGTTTGGGAATTCACCCTTTCTTATTCACATATATATAAAGGAAACCTGAACTCACGAGATGCTTCCATGTGTCAAAAAGATTATCAACTTTGACCTTTGACCACATCGGATTCTTTAGTCAACTATACACACTCTGCATAATTTTCGTTGAACCAACTAGACATTCCCAAGGATTTAccatgaaataaaaacaaaaaggttCATTTATACTACCACCCAATGAATTGAAGAGCCCAAAAGGGTAGATGTTGATCTGCTAGAAAATAATTTGAGTGTTGAGTGATAATAAAAACTTAGAAGATCCTGTGTGGATGGTCCAAGCTAATTGTCTTTATAAACAATAATTATACATGGGTAATAAGTTTCTATTTAAAGATTTTAGTTCTCATCTTCTCAAAAGATTATGGAAGGATTGATATGAGGCCTAGGTCTTTTTAAATGGAAGAAAACCACTTTTAGATAGGGTTTAAGCTTCCTCACCTCCTCTAATTAATAAAGCAGACTACTTGCTTAGAATGATGTCCTTTTTGCTTTGAGCTCACATTTTAAAAAGGGCATATTTTAAGTAGGGTGGCAAATGATTCAACAAGCTCACATATCCCTACTTTATAATGAAAACAATGATTCTCGACTGAGTTTATTTTCACTTCTAATTAGTGACTTGTTTCTTAAGAAGATGTTCGTGGTTGTTCCTTACAATTTTGTCGAAGATTAAAGATAACCTAATTGTCAAAGGTTCTATTATTTTTCTTCCATGTGTGTATTGACACCTCATTTGAGGGCTACCTCTTGAATAGTGTCTTAATGCCAAATACAAATTTGTAGATGCAAAGAGTCTCCTTCAACGATTTCATaaagaatttcaaaatcaaataTATGGCTTAGTGGATTGCATCTAGATTGTTGCAATTTAAAATTTTTATGGGCAAATGCATTCATTTCCTATGCATTAGCCTTGCAAACCTAAGACTCTTAAACATTTCTTTTACTTTTGACTCATTGCTAATGCTATCTAACATATTGTTTGTATTGGTCTATCTCCTCTATTTGAAACTAATCAATCTTGTCCAAAAGAATGCATCTCTCATTATCTTAAATATTGGATTAAAAGGCACATTTTAAAAGCCTAACATATTGTTGTTTGTATTCAAATTAGTACTCCTCTTGGTGTGGTCATAAAAACCCTTAAGTTTAGATGTCAAACTTATATAGGCCACTCTTGAATTCTCTTAAAGCCAATGTAGAGTTGACTTGAAAAAACAATATGCTAGGATAATGTCGAAGTGTCCAAAATCTAATCAAGAAGCTTGCTCAAGTTAGTACATCTACTAATCATCTATTTGACAAggttaaaaaaatgcaaaatcgaAAGAAAAAGAATCTAAAAAATCTCCCTTGTATGAAATGCAATCACGTTGTAAACCCAAATATGCCCTCAATCAATGGGCCTTTGATCTGTGAGTGAAGTTGAAAAGTTCTTAATGAGTTTACTAgtaatcaagtcttgttgagtgcaaggcacTAACATAATAAGAGATGAGGTTGAGATCATGCCCTAGATAAATTTGGTAGAACGGATACTCCTCAATCCTTGACttttaactaaagaaaataaataatcctaaaataaaatgcTCTTATTATCAAGATGCAAAGAAGAGAATTATCACACCCATCATTTTTATTTGATTGGTATGTATTACTAATTCTTGATAATTTAACATCTTATTGACATTTTGATCAAATATCTTATAAAAATTGATAGAATACTCAATCTAGGCATATTGCTTAAGAGTAAGATGTGAATTGAGCGATCACAAATTTTCAGAGAGATCATGGTACTAACTCATCATAAGGGGACTAATATAATCCATTTACAGTAACATTATGGTGCAAAATTTAGATCATAACattatatatagaaaattgaacgCCGCCATTGAAAATTGAGGCGGCGGCCATGATAACCTCAACaccaagacaaaaacaacaggccaTTACAGACTGCAAAACTTATCCCAATGGATACAGAAGTAAATACTCAAGGAAATTTATGCCAATTTGTGAGCAAATAAAAATTAACTCAGTGATCAAACAAAATTTTGAAGAAATACACACCCAGATTAATTCCAGACAAAATATGCAAGAAAAGAAGACAACCCAGATTTCATGATGAGAACAAATTCAAAAACCCTCATCGCTATTTCAATTTTGGGAGTTTTTCCAATCACCCAGTACAATATAAGCTGCCATATGCAGGGCAGACAAAAATCCATCTTTAATTGTTACAAGACCTCATGGTTTCCTCAAATTCCTGAACCAGAGCCATCTCAAGCCATTTCTCAGCCTCATCCATGAAAGAAGGGCTCAATCTAATCATCAACACACAAAATTCATTTTGATTCAGAGCCCCATCACAATCCAGATCTCCTTCCTGCACCATCGCCTGGAGTTCTGAATCCGTCAAAGAATCCAACCCCAAAGCAGCAGAATTTTTCCTCAGGCTTTCCAAAGTAATCACGCCCAATTGGGGATCTGCTAGAAGCCGAAACCCATTACACAATTCCGCCATAAAATCCTGTCCCCCCAATTTCTCCGCCATTGTTGGCAAGAAATCCTGGAACTCCGCCATTGAAGACCCCGAATTGAATTGCTGAATCGAAGCTTAAAACTTTTGATTGAATTCTCCAAACAGAGTTGAACTGTGAAGCATTTGAAATGGGGATGAATTTTATAGCTTGTGCACCGCCGGCCTGCTGAGAAATCGTGGGCCGTTAAATTTGAGAAATTGGGAGGAAATTGCTGGTTTGCTGTCTAATCGTTCAAGACCGGCTGGAAAGATACGAGAATTTATCACGAGACGaccaaatgggtgtttaaaatTGGCCATTTGCAGACAATTTCCAACTTACCCACAAGCTCGGATTTTCCCGGAAGCTGCCATCAACACATCTTGACGAATATACATCTGTTGACGAAGTTAGTGGTATACGGAGGATTTGTGGCCGCCACCTCATGTTGAATTGTCATCTCATTGTGGCTTAATTTTGTCAATGGGTTCCATGATGTTGAATGGTTCTTAATGTGTCCATGATGAAGAAGACTTGCAGAGTGCAAGGCACTGCCATCATAAGGGAGGAGGTTGGGATTGTGCCTTGTGCGAATTTGACAGAAGAGGTCCTTGGCTTTTAGTCGAAGGGGTTTTAGCCTAAGGCTCCTCCTCACATATCATATAGCTAAAACAACTTAATCAATGAAAAATCTTCCACAAATAAAATTGACGTAATTTATCATTACAATTTGTGTGTCAAAAGAAgttttaatgatttatttaaaaaatatatatatagaagaagatttttttattttaattatattttataatcaaCTTTAATGCTATGAAAGATTTgtaatttatttgaatgttttgtgGATAAACCATATCAAAGGTTCTTCAAGTTGAGATATTCATATAAAATGTATTTCTCAAAACTTTATAAGATTATTGAATATTTATATTATGAGTCATAATCTAagtcaatatttaattaatatgacaACTAGTATAGAGACATCTCCTTGAAAAATGATCATTTGAAttagtataaattaaattaaactaaaatAATTAGAAAATTATCTTctctttttgatatattttttaagttttcaaagtttctatatttatattataacttaTAGTCTAAGTCAATAGTTAATTAATATGAGAGCTCATGTAGAGATGTCTCCTTGAAAAATGATCGTTTAAATAAATTAGTATAAATGAAGTAAACTAAAATGAATTATAATTTGTGGTTCTTCCCATAGTGTGTTAGttaagtggtggtggtggtggtgtgaCCACCAAAGTTGACATTGTCATCACAAGCTTGtgctttctttgaaccaatgtattattattattattattattattattattattattattattatgtttttgagTGTTTGATTTAGATTTGTTTAGAAAGATAATAATACTtagaaattgttggtgtaaataattattcatcttggatattattacattatacttaagtttacttaggtacatgcattttatagtaatttgggtatgaaacacttggatgcttgtgccacattgggatagtgtgtaggagaatttccaccttttatggtgttgatcttgttactactctatcgtatccacttattgtggagtgataattccaccttcggtgggtgatccacctcatgtgaaatattttattgtttctcctacctaccacacctatttcctacccacccttgtttcttattgagtcacatgtcatgtttgtgtgctaacatatccatatagccttgcctatataaacaagctcatattcattgtataaacaactaTTCAACagcgattgatgatccagttgatcacattttgcatcttgataaaatatagtttattcctatcatctattttgttctcacttatttgtgctttccattgcctctagatcttggcaaaatctcacatggtatcagagtgctgaaaagcaaaaaactgaataaaatattttattgtttctcctacctaccacacctatttcctacctacccttgtttcttattgagacacatgtcatgtttgtgtgctcacatatccatatagcattgcctatataagaaggcccatattcattgtataaacaactattcaacaacaattgatgatccagttgatcacattttgcatcttgatagaatacagtttattcctatcatctattttgttctctcttatttgtgctttccattgcctctagatcttggcaaaatctcacagaaacAATAAATTGTGTAAATTAATTATAATGTGTTATTTTTATGATGTTTTACATTTGTGTAATGATGATTTATAATTTATATAGACTATTAAGTTATTTTTTAATCATAAATGCAAATTATTGTTTGATCATTTATTTATAAAAGGTGGAAAATTAATAGGTTAAATTATTTTTTGAGTGTATTTACTTTTTGGATAAATTAAGTTTGGGTAGTTTTatccaaataaaaaataattagtggAATAATTATTTAGAGTATGTTTAGATGGGTATATGATTATTTAATCACTTTGATTTTATCTTGTTGAGTttgatgttatatatatatatatatatatatatatatatatatatatatatatatatatatatatatatatatatatatatatatatatatatatatatatatatatatatatatatatatataacagtaaGAATTACTACCTAAATGTAGAAAAGAATAAATATGCACACACACATAATTGTAACACAAGATACATCTAAACCCTTTAATGGTGATTAAAAATCAAGGAGTTTCTACTCCTATGCCACTAATCCACAAATGTATAATAGTTTTATATTATATTCATAGGACTTACAATACATATGTATGTTGTCTTAAAGATGGCATGACCTACAACTACTTTTAATCCAAATATTGATCACTATCTCAAGTTTAGAAATAGTTGATACAGCCTTCACTTTTCATGTGAATGAATTTTCAAGTTGCATTAACCCAATGGTTCATCATGGAACATGTACAAGAAATTCTACCATTGCTTGAAAGCATGATAATGAACTCTTAATGAATTCTAGTATAAGAGAGTTAGATCAGAAATGTTAAAGACTAATAAGATGCACATATATTAGTTGTAATAACCCTTGAGGTATACATAATATTGTACAATATTCCTTCTCGAAGAAATCACTCCACACTATATCTCCCTGAGATCTCAAATACAATATCATACTCAAAACATTGTTACCatgatatttgttttctttgtATAAACTACATCCTAAAAACATAATGGAGGAGTAATCGTGGAGAAGGCCTACTCATCACCTAAGATAAACAATTACACACAAGTTATCCAAATGATTCAATATAAGCAAATGAAGGGATGTAAGCAACAATTGGCATCCACATTTATCTAcatacattataatatcatatctCTATGTATAAAACATGGCATCTCTTCTTGACATATTTTTTCACTAATTCCATGCTAGTAAAATTATAATTGCTACTaagaataacaaaaacaataaCCTTTTATTTGTTGGAAATACAACGATAAACTTTACAAATTGAATCTTCTATGTTTGAAGCTAAAATACAAGATGAGGTAGTCCAATAAGACTCTAACCCATCTGTAAACCCATACATAGATTTGTAATTTTGTTTGAACATTTTGTGGATAAACCATTTCAAAGGTTCTAGAAATGTAGATGTTTTTTTCAAATTGAGATATTTGAATAAAATGTATTTTCTCAAAAGCTTATGAGATTATTGAATATTTATGTTATAAGTCATAATCTAAGTCAATATTTAACTCACGTGACAACTAATATAGAAAAATGATCATTTAAATTAGTATAAATTAAGTTGAACTAAAATGAATTATAAAACTATCTTCTCGTTTTGATATATTTTTGAAGTTTTCAAAGTTTTTGTATTTATATTATAAGTCACAGTCTAAGTCAGAGCTAATATATATAGGTCTCCTTGAAAatgatcatttaaataaattagtataAATTAAGAAAACTAAAATGAATTATAAATTGGGGTTCTTCCCATAGTGTGTGGGTTAAGTGGTGGTGTTGTCGTGACCACCAAGGTCGACATTGTGATCATAGgcttgtgcctttgttgatctaaTGTACTCACAAGCTTATGCCTTTGCTGATCTAATGTGCTCGAAAGGATGAGGTCCCCCCATTTGTGACCTAGctgaactttaaaaaaaaatgaattataaaCTTCTCCTCTTTTTGATATATTTTTAGAGATAAAAATTACAATGAATCATaagattattattaatattattattgtgGTGCCTTTGAGTGTTTGATTTATATTTGTTTAGAAAGATAATAatacataaaaataataaattgtGTAAATTAATTATAATGTGTTATTTTAGATGACGTTTTATATTTGTGTAACGATGATTTATAATTTATATACACTATCAAGTTATTGTTTTCTCATAAATGTAAATTTTTGTTTTCAATCATTTATTTATAAAAGATAGGAAATTAATAGGTTACATTATTTTTTGAGTGTATTTAATTTTTGGATAAATTAAGTTTGGGTAGTtatatacaaataaaaaataattagtggAATAATTATTTGGAGTATGTTTAGATGGGCATTTGATCATTTAATTGCTTTGATTTTATCTTGTTGAGTTGGTTTTTAAAGATTAACTTtgaaaataaaagataaatataaaCATTAAGAATTACTACCTAAATGTAGAAAAAAATAACTATGCACACACACATAATTGTAACACAAGATACATCTAAATAAACCTTTTaatggggataaaaaatcaaggaGTTTCTACTCCTCATGTTGCCAATCCACAAATGCATAATAATTTTATATTACATTCATAGGACTTATAATATAGACACATATGCACGCTGTTGTAAAAATGGCATGAACTACAATAACTTTTACTCCAAATACTAGTCACTATCTCAAGTTTAGAAATAGTTGATATAGCCTTCACTTTTCATGAATGAATTTTCAAGTTGCATTAACCTTAATGGTTCATCATGGAACATGTACAAGAAATTCTACCATTGTCTAAAAGCATGACAATGAACTTTTGATGAATTCCACTATAAGAGAAATTAGATTGGAAATGTTAAAGACTAATAAGAAGCACACATATATTAGTTTTAATAATATAATGTAGAATAGAGATCACATATCAGACATGATATGAGTGTGGGTCAAGATACCATAATGTTCAATATATGCATAAATGGAATAAATCTTTGAGGTACACATAATATTGTACAATAATTCTTCTAGAAGAAGTCACTTCACACTATATCCATGAGATCTTAAATACAATATCATACTTAAATCATTGTTACCGTGATATTTGTTTTATTTATATAAACTAACTCCTAATAACATAATTGAGGGGCGGTCCCCAAGAAGACCTACTCATCACCTAAGATAAATAATTACACAAGTTACCCAAATGATCCAATATAAGTAGCTGAAGGGATGTATGCAACAAGTGACATCCACATTTATTGACATAGATTATAATATCATATCCCTAGGTATAAAACATGTCATCTCTTCTTGACATATTTTTTCCTTGAAACATGAGAAAAAGCTAAGTAGCATGATCATCCCAAGTCATTATAAATGTGATGTCATGGCCACTTATCCAACCATCTATAGTAGAACTTCATAGTAATTTTAGCTTGATGTTACCTAGATCCCATCCTAATCCACATTTTGCTACACCCATGTGATTCTATCCCTTATTATAGAAGTCCTGATTCTTTGTCATAAATAGCCATTACTTATGTGAAGTCACTAATTATTATAGTTATTCCTTTGATTCCATATACGTCTATAatgattgtcttgttgattttttatATTACCATGTCTTTAGGCTTCTTGCCTCTAACAACAATATGGATGCCTCTATATCACACCCTTTTCTATCACTAGAACCTATTTTGGTTATTCACCATTGTTTGCAAATTGTTTTATGGCTCATGATGAGAATTACTAATCTCCTCTCTACTCTTGTTTGTTCTCTACTTTATTGGTACAACTTACTCTTCCTTGACTTTCCTTTAGACTTGATTATGTATCATATCTTGCAATATATTTTTTAACTTTGATACCAAAGATTCATAGACTTATTTCACACATTGATGTTTATTAATTGTAAATATTCTAACAAAAAAAACTGAAAATAGTATTCAATCCATCCATATCCAAAATATAAACTTTTTAATATAAAACAtatttatccaaaaaaaaaatttaaaaaaatcaaatctcTTAATAATTAAACATATTTACCCACTATTTGATTGTTCTTGATATGCTTTATTTGTACTTATAATTACCAATGAGATTTTAAAAACAATAACCTCCTTTTGAATACAACCATAAAATTTACAAATTGAATCGTCCTGTTTGAAGCTAAATTGCTTGTACATATATTCATCATATTCTCCTTAACATCATCTTTTTCCTTCCTTTCTTCCTCATCTTCTGGTTCTTCATCTTCCTATCCTTGATCTTTTATAGATtaatcccaaaaaaaaaaattgtaagaaaagaAGACAATCCAGATTTCAGTatgaaatcaaattcaaaaaatcTCATGGCTATTTCAATTTTGGAAATATTTCCAATCACCCAGTACAATATGACCTGCCAATATGCAGGACACACAAAAATCCATGTTTAATTGTTACAGTACGTCATGGTTTCTTCAAATTCCTGAA contains:
- the LOC131028886 gene encoding calcium-binding protein KIC, yielding MAEFQDFLPTMAEKLGGQDFMAELCNGFRLLADPQLGVITLESLRKNSAALGLDSLTDSELQAMVQEGDLDCDGALNQNEFCVLMIRLSPSFMDEAEKWLEMALVQEFEETMRSCNN